One part of the Phragmites australis chromosome 3, lpPhrAust1.1, whole genome shotgun sequence genome encodes these proteins:
- the LOC133911465 gene encoding probable serine/threonine-protein kinase At1g01540 yields the protein MAAQRRLLAEAPPGRHHKQGAPPPTWSAGYLNGWLSQPTGVFGLRLWALIGIAVGAVIVLVLLLIFVCLVRRRRRRRDDLAANLYPADTKLLKQHPKQATPTKDIQEIVRRQQQQTLPPAVQLTKAETPPPPQQQQQQRAQAPLVPAVPMRKTPGSGMSATTSGGSERDAATPRSTGSAAPEVSHLGWGHWFTLRELEEATDGLAEENVIGEGGYGIVYRGTLQDSTTIAVKNLLNNRGQAEKEFKVEVEAIGRVRHKNLVRLLGYCVEGAYRMLVYEYVDNGNLDQWLHGDVGEVSPLTWDIRMNIILGTAKGLAYLHEGLEPKVVHRDIKSSNILLDQQWNAKVSDFGLAKLLCSERSYVTTRVMGTFGYVAPEYASTGMLNERSDVYSFGVLIMEIITGRSPVDYTRAPGEVNLVEWLKTMVTERRAEEVVDPKLAEKPSPKVLKRSLLVGLRCVDPDANKRPKMGHVIHMLEMDDLFRDDKKPGRYVHPQTSDRYSSKEDGGFSKRQNQQYR from the exons ATGGCGGCGCAGAGGAGGCTGCTGGCCGAGGCGCCGCCGGGTCGCCATCACAAGCAgggcgcgccgccgccgacctGGAGCGCGGGGTACCTCAATGGCTGGCTGTCGCAGCCAACGGGAGTGTTTGGGCTCCGCCTCTGGGCGCTCATCGGCATCGCTGTCGGCGCCGTCATCGTGctcgtgctcctcctcatcttcgtctgcctcgtccgccgccgccgccgccgccgcgacgaCCTCGCGGCCAACCTCTACCCCGCCGACACCAAGCTGCTCAAGCAGCACCCGAAGCAGGCCACGCCGACCAAGGACATCCAAGAAATCGTccgccggcagcagcagcagacgcTGCCTCCGGCGGTGCAGCTTACCAAAGCAGagacaccgccgccgccgcagcagcagcagcagcagagggcGCAGGCGCCCCTGGTACCGGCGGTACCCATGCGGAAGACGCCGGGCAGCGGTATGTCGGCAACGACGAGCGGCGGGAGCGAGCGGGACGCTGCCACGCCGAGGAGCACCGGGAGCGCCGCGCCGGAGGTGTCGCACCTCGGATGGGGCCACTGGTTCACGCTCcgggagctggaggaggccaCGGACGGGCTCGCCGAGGAGAATGTGATCGGGGAGGGCGGCTACGGCATCGTGTACAGGGGCACGTTGCAGGACTCCACCACGATTGCCGTCAAGAACCTGCTCAACAATAG AGGCCAGGCTGAGAAGGAGTTCAAGGTGGAGGTCGAAGCAATCGGTCGTGTTCGGCACAAGAATCTCGTAAGGTTGCTTGGCTACTGCGTAGAGGGTGCTTATAG GATGCTAGTGTACGAGTATGTAGACAATGGTAATCTTGATCAGTGGCTTCATGGTGATGTTGGGGAAGTGAGCCCACTAACCTGGGACATCAGGATGAACATTATTCTAGGAACTGCTAAAGG GCTGGCCTATCTTCATGAGGGGCTGGAACCGAAGGTTGTCCACCGTGACATCAAATCTAGCAATATTCTTCTTGACCAGCAATGGAACGCTAAAGTATCAGATTTTGGGCTTGCAAAGCTATTGTGCTCAGAGAGAAGTTATGTTACAACCCGTGTTATGGGAACCTTTGG CTATGTGGCCCCTGAATACGCCAGCACCGGAATGTTGAATGAGAGGAGTGATGTCTATAGCTTTGGTGTCCTTATAATGGAGATAATCACCGGTAGATCTCCTGTAGATTATACAAGAGCACCTGGAGAA GTGAACTTGGTTGAATGGCTCAAGACTATGGTTACTGAGAGGAGAGCGGAGGAGGTAGTAGACCCTAAGTTGGCTGAAAAGCCTTCTCCGAAAGTACTGAAGCGGTCGCTTCTTGTTGGCCTTCGCTGCGTCGATCCTGATGCCAATAAGAGGCCTAAAATGGGGCATGTAATTCACATGCTCGAAATGGATGACCTATTCCGAGAT GATAAGAAGCCCGGAAGGTATGTTCATCCTCAGACGTCAGACAGATACAGCTCCAAGGAGGATGGGGGCTTCAGCAAGCGCCAGAACCAACAGTATAGATGA
- the LOC133911469 gene encoding sphingoid long-chain bases kinase 2, mitochondrial-like, whose translation MAAPATLRPSLILPRASSHAHSHSSAVGPTSNRVAASHRRRGDFVFVVNPSGANGRTGKQWKQLLPHLRTRLADQCNICECITSGPSHAIDVTREAIKDGADAVIAVGGDGTLHEVVNGFFWKRSPVRALDRGPDHSTALGLIPLGTGSDFARTFGWTNDPRDAIEPIVRGVKSKLDIGMMEGPNREPHFFVNVADIHLSAKAGYFASMYKRFGNLCYVFGALRAFWGHNNRDLRIKVNGGDWRTVHKVTALCIGNAKYFGGGMKITPTADPFSGNLEVVILQDFKWYDFLLKLHRLYGGTHLSVNGVSSIRVQSIEVAEVAANGDIFVQCDGEHFGFLPTKFSVLPGAVDFFC comes from the exons ATGGCCGCGCCAGCGACGCTGAGGCCATCGCTGATCCTGCCGCGTGCCTCCTCGCACGCTCACTCCCATTCAAGCGCCGTCGGCCCCACCTCCAACCGCGTCGCCGCCTCACACCGCCGCCGTGGCGACTTCGTCTTCGTCGTCAACCCCTCCG GCGCCAATGGCCGCACGGGCAAGCAGTGGAAGCAGCTGCTCCCCCACCTCCGCACCCGCCTCGCCGATCAGTGCAAC ATTTGCGAGTGCATCACCTCGGGCCCGTCCCACGCCATAGATGTCACAAGGGAG GCTATAAAGGATGGGGCTGATGCCGTGATCGCTGTTGGTGGCGATGGTACGCTTCATGAG GTGGTGAATGGCTTCTTTTGGAAACGAAGTCCAGTGCGTGCTCTAGATCGAGGGCCTGACCATTCAACGGCGCTTGGT CTCATTCCACTTGGAACTGGCTCAGACTTTGCTCGGACATTTGGCTG GACAAATGATCCTCGTGACGCGATTGAACCAATAGTGAGAG GAGTAAAATCAAAACTAGACATAGGCATGATGGAGGGTCCAAACAGAGAACCACACTTTTTTGTTAATGTTGCTGATATCCATTT GAGTGCTAAGGCAGGCTATTTTGCTTCCATGTACAAGAGATTTGGCAACTTATGCTATGTATTTGGAGCTCTAAGAGCCTTTTGGGGACATAACAATCGAGATCTGAGAATAAAG GTAAATGGGGGAGATTGGAGAACCGTCCATAAAGTCACTGCCCTATGCATAGGAAATGCCAAGTACTTTGGCGGTGGTATGAAGATAACCCCAACAGCTGATCCCTTTAGCGGCAACCTTGAG GTTGTTATTCTTCAAGACTTCAAATGGTACGATTTTCTTCTTAAGCTACACAGGCTGTATGGGGGCACACATCTCTCAGTGAATGGCGTGTCATCAATAAG AGTTCAGTCAATCGAAGTAGCGGAGGTGGCGGCTAATGGTGACATCTTTGTGCAATGTGATGGGGAGCACTTCGGCTTTCTGCCAACCAAATTTTCAGTTCTTCCTGGTGCAGTTGATTTCTTCTGCTAG
- the LOC133911473 gene encoding DET1- and DDB1-associated protein 1-like isoform X3, translated as MSHQLLTLRLTGQIRLPIKEWSMFIHKRFYAHVITTESRNILIQHFYKKSEEKLRRKRAATDNLAPENKKQQPRGPVADVGSQSNARS; from the exons ATGTCACACCAGCTACTTACATTGCGACTCACAGGACAGATCCGCCTCCCAATCAAG GAGTGGAGCATGTTTATCCACAAAAGATTTTACGCCCATG TGATAACAACAGAGTCCAGGAACATCCTGATACAGCACTTCTATAAAAAATCCGAGGAGAAG TTGAGGCGAAAGAGAGCTGCTACGGACAATCTAGCTCCGGAGAACAAGAAGCAGCAGCCCAGGGGACCTGTTGCCGATGTTGGAAGCCAGTCAAACGCCAGAAGCTAA
- the LOC133911473 gene encoding DET1- and DDB1-associated protein 1-like isoform X2, which translates to MSHQLLTLRLTGQIRLPIKVDVSLCFQEWSMFIHKRFYAHVITTESRNILIQHFYKKSEEKLRRKRAATDNLAPENKKQQPRGPVADVGSQSNARS; encoded by the exons ATGTCACACCAGCTACTTACATTGCGACTCACAGGACAGATCCGCCTCCCAATCAAG GTGGATGTCTCTCTTTGCTTTCAGGAGTGGAGCATGTTTATCCACAAAAGATTTTACGCCCATG TGATAACAACAGAGTCCAGGAACATCCTGATACAGCACTTCTATAAAAAATCCGAGGAGAAG TTGAGGCGAAAGAGAGCTGCTACGGACAATCTAGCTCCGGAGAACAAGAAGCAGCAGCCCAGGGGACCTGTTGCCGATGTTGGAAGCCAGTCAAACGCCAGAAGCTAA
- the LOC133911473 gene encoding uncharacterized protein LOC133911473 isoform X1 → MGSPRRVAVLQPLQLQPACPCRALRPALGRMSHQLLTLRLTGQIRLPIKEWSMFIHKRFYAHVITTESRNILIQHFYKKSEEKLRRKRAATDNLAPENKKQQPRGPVADVGSQSNARS, encoded by the exons ATGGGTAGCCCGCGGCGGGTGGCCGTCCTACAACCCCTACAACTTCAGCCAGCTTGTCCCTGCCGAGCCCTCCGCCCAGCCCTCGGTCG AATGTCACACCAGCTACTTACATTGCGACTCACAGGACAGATCCGCCTCCCAATCAAG GAGTGGAGCATGTTTATCCACAAAAGATTTTACGCCCATG TGATAACAACAGAGTCCAGGAACATCCTGATACAGCACTTCTATAAAAAATCCGAGGAGAAG TTGAGGCGAAAGAGAGCTGCTACGGACAATCTAGCTCCGGAGAACAAGAAGCAGCAGCCCAGGGGACCTGTTGCCGATGTTGGAAGCCAGTCAAACGCCAGAAGCTAA